CAGCATCACTGGTACGTAAAAGGGCATAACTTTTTTGTTCTTCATGAAAAATTTGAAGAATTATATAATGAAGTAAATGAAAAGTTTGATGAATTTGCAGAACGACTTTTAACTATTGGAGGAAATCCTTATTCTACGTTAAGCGAATTTTTAGCTAATGCAACGATCAAGGAAGAGCCTTATACAGAGCATGTTCCAGCTGAATCTATGGTTAAGTCAGTAATTAGTGATTATCAGATAATCCAAAGTGATTTAGCAAAAGGGATCGAACTTGCTGGAGAAGCAGGTGATGATATCACAGAAGATATGTTAATTGGTTACAAAACTAGTGTAGACCAAACATTATGGATGTTATCAGCATATGTAAGCAAATAAGGCTAGACATACAAAAAAGCATTACGACCTTCATTAAGGTCGTAATGCTTTTTTCTTTTGGATTTTTAATAATAATCCGGTTAAATATGTACACTTTTTTGTAGATCATATAAAATACGTTAGTATAATAACGTTAGTATTCCCAAAGGTAGGTGAGAAAATTGTGCAATATAGAAACTTGGGGAAGTCATAAAATTGTAACAATTCTCACCTACATTAAAATTGTAACAGACTATGTTGAGTAAGGGAAGTAATCGATTAAAAATCGGTCCAAAAGAGGAGCGTTTTAGGTCTTAAGATGTAGAAAATCTTCTTATATGTAAGAAGGCAGAGCAAGTAATTTACCTTGCTTTGCCTGTTCATTAATTTTACATTATCTTAATAAAATGACGCACCTACAATAATTAAAAGAATAAACAACACAACTATTAGCGCAAATCCGCTACCAGCACCTGTCGCTACAGGAGTAGCACAACCAGCACCATAGCCGGCACCATATCCACCATGATAACCCATGTTCTATCACCACCTTACTGTCTTAACTACTTATAGACTATGTAAAAAACAATAAGTGTTGAGGGCAAATGACTATATTAATATGAATTGGGCTTTATATAATTATAAAATTGCATAGGAACAGCATTTTACATGCATTTTTGTTTTTTTGAAAATAGTACGTAAGAATATCTTACAAAAGAAGCGAAACCTCTAGAAACCTGTGTTACATTTAATACATAGAAATTGTGAGTATCCCAACAATACTTACAATATTCATTTCATTGCTCTCCGTTTATTTTAAAGTGTCTGCTATGTAAAATTAGCAATAAAGAAGCCAAAATACCCCCTGTGTTTTGGTTTTTTTATGCTCTTTTTTAGTTGGCATTGTTAAAGTATGTTTTTGCTCATTTGATTTACAGGAATTAATGTCCTGGAATGAATTTAATTATAACAAGAGAGTATAAAATATTTTAATACAAAATATGGTAATTAATGATATACTTATCTAAAATAGAAGGAGAGATTATAATGACAAATAACATTGATGCATTTTCGAATAGTTTAGAAAGTTATCGTAATTACACAGAAATGCCTTGGGGAAAGTTATTTTACTCAACAGTTCTCTCACAAATAGAACAACATTTAAGTGGTCAAAAATACGTTTTAGACATTGGATGCGGATTTGGCTTAACGGCTTTATCTTTAGCACAGAAAGGTTTTAAAGTAATGGCAGTTGAACCTAATAAAGAGTTGTTAAACATGGCTAAAGAGAAAGCACTTGATAGCGGTGTCGCTATTGAATTTAGGAATTTAAATATGACACAACTGGATTCTTTTGAATGTACTGTTGATTTTTTAATTTGTCATAATGTGCTTGAATATGTGGACAATCCCGAAAAAGCGATTAGAGACTTGGCTGATAAGACAAAAAATAAAGGATATCTATCGTTAATTACTCATAATCCATTGGCAAACGTATTGAAAAAGGCAATAGTAGATAAATCACCGGCAAAAGCGTTAACTTATATTGGGAAAAAATCAGATTATAGTGCAGTGATTGGTGCAGAAACGTCACTCTATACAAATGATGATATTCAGAAATGGTTGAATAATGCTGGATTTAAGGTCGTGAATCGTTATGGTGTTCATAATTTATACGGATACATAGACAACGAATTTAAGTTTGATCCTGATTGGAATAAACAAATGACTGAACTGGAGATGCAAGTCAGTAGTATTTCTCCTTATCGAGATATTGCTGTTTTCACGCATACAATTGCTCAGCTAACATAATTAAGCTAATCCAAAAAGGAAAAGTAGTATGTTAATTCATGAAATGAGAAAATATATGTGGAACAGTGGATCGAAATGTTCATTTCACAATATAGATCAATCGGTTTAGAACGGAAGGAGAAAGATTTTGTCTGGGTATATAACGATTAGAAACAAGCGGATTTATTATGAGGTTCACGGCGATGCCGATCTACCTGTAAGTTTGTATTTACATGGTGGCCCTGGAGTTGGTTCCTATGACTTCATCGAACAGCAAGGTAAAAAGCTTTCAAAATTCATGAGGGTCATTGCAATTGATCAAAGAGGAGTGCTACGATCGGATCCAATTGAAGATAAAGAGTCATTCGGACTTCTTGATCTGGTAGAGGACTGCGAAACTATCCGTAAACAACTTGGTATCGAAAAGTGGGGTATCATTGGTCATTCTATTGGTGGATATTTGGCAGTACACTATCAATTAAAATATCCTGAGCAGGTGACATATCTTTTGTTTGAATGTCCGACGTTTGATTTGGGAAGTTCTGCGCGATCTCTAATTACAGGAGCAGTTCAGCAATATGAACGATTAGGAAAAGATGGGATGATCAAAGAGTGCCTGATAGCTTCAAAAATAACGGATACCAAAAAGGTATGGGAAAAATGTATAGAGTTTCTTATTGATTTAGGTGAAAATAAAGACAATTTGTATGTCCATGGTGAAGATAAGCATTTTTTTGATCGACTTGTTGAAAAATCCGATATTCCAGAGGTGAATTGGAAAAGGGCCTTCAATCATCAACAAAAACTCTATCAAGAGGGGAAAATATTTGAATCATTGTTAACGAAACTCGATTCTATTACCTGTCCAATGCTACTGATGAAAGGTAAATATGATTGGGTAACGGGTGATGACCAACTGCTCTCGTTTACGAACGGAAAGTCCAATCGTAAGGTAGTTATGTTTAATCAAAGTGGCCACTTTCCGAGGGTTGAGGAACCCAAAATGTATGCCAGGACAATAAAAGATTTCATATCGGTTAACTGAAAAATCATACATATTGACCTGAAACAAACGGTTCCTTTATTATAACAACCTACCACTACTGTTGTTCAACTATAGTGGTAGGTTTGTATGAGTAAATAAAACTTTTAATTTAATAATCTAGGTTAATGGAACTTCCTAATTTGCGGAAGTTCCATTAAGTTTAACAGCGTATTTTATTTAACTAAACCTAATTGCTTTAGTCCGTTAAAAATACCATTATCATCGACACTTGTTGTACGATGTTTTGCGAAAGCGAACAAATCTGTATGCGCGTTTCCCATTGCAAAACCTTCTTCTACAAATGCAAGCATTTGTTTGTCATTCATCCCGTCCCCAAATGCAATCGTACTATCTTTTTCGAAACCAAGAAGTTCAATAACATGTTTAATAGCGCGACCTTTGTTTACACTCTCTCGGATTACGTCATAACTATGCATTAGACCTTCAACATTAACCTGCGAGAAAAAGATCGGTTCATCTGTTTCATATAATCCGGGATCATCTTCATTTAGGTTCATTAGTGTAATTCCTAAAATATTATCCACATATGCCGATGTATATAGTGATGTGTCTTTTAAATCAAAGTAACTAGAAAAATCTTTAATAACATCTGCTTCCATTGATGTCATCAAACTTTTATTATGTGTATATAAAACCATTTCATGCGGATTCGCTTCACAAACACGAAGGAAGTGTTCGACTGTCTCCTGTTTCATGGGTTTGTTCAATATTTCTTTATCTTGATATATAGCATAAGCACCGTTGTAGCCAATAAAAGAATGTACATCTAGTTCTTCAGCAATGTCTATAACTTCATGTAGTGGTCGACCAGTAGCCAAGAAGATCTCTATTCCTTGTTCTTTTACTTGTTTTATTGCATTTTTTGTCGAATCATCAATCGTGTGATCTGCTTTCAAAATAGTTCCATCAATATCTAAAAATAATATTTTATAATTTGTCATGGTAGGCTCCTTTTGTAGTAGACGCTATAATGAAAAGTTTATCATAAATTTGTCATATAGAGAATGGAAATACTGTAGTTTACCATCTAAGAAGAAAATGATATAGTAATGGATAGCTTCACGTTGATAAGTAATTGATTAACCTTATTTTCGTAGTTCGGATAAAGGACTTTAAAACTTATTTAAAAGGGCGAATGTAGATGAATATAAAAAAAATCTTAAATAACAATGTTGTTGTAACGGAAAACGAGCAGCAAAAAGAGTTAGTTGTGATGGGGAGAGGCCTAGCTTTTCAAAAAAAGATCGGTGAAGAAATTGAAAGCGAAAAAATTGAAAAGACCTTTGTTTTAGAAGGAGAAGGTTTTACAGACAAATTAGCAGAACTTTTAAGTGAGATCCCAGAACAGTATTTTGAAATCGCTTATAAAATAATTAATTTTGCAACGAAACGGTTACCGTATGAATTAGATGATTATATTTATGTTGCCCTTACTGATCATTTGAGTTTTGCAATTAGCCGCTTTAAACAAGGGGTTAATTTACCGAATGCCCTATTATGGGAAATAAAAAAGTTCTATAAAGAAGAATATCAAATTGCAAGAGATGCACTTGTTATTATTAAAGAAGAAATAGGAATCGATCTTCCAGAAGACGAAGCAGGTTCTATTGCTTTACACTTAGTTAACAGTCAGCTCTCGGGGGAAAATGTCGAAGCAACCGTGAAAGTTACAAAGATGGTTAATAGTATTTTAACCATTGTGAAATATCATTATAATATTGAAATAGATGAGACTTCGCTTAACTATGAAAGATTTTTAACACACTTAAAATTCTTTGCCTTACGATTCATACGAAATGAGGGTAAGGGACAGGAAAGTATGGATACCTTTTTATTTGAACAGATAAAAACGAAATATAAAAAGGCATATGATTGTAGTGAAAAAATTGTTGCGTTTGTAGCTAAATCATACGATTGGGATATATCAGATGACGAAAAAATTTACTTGAGTATCCATATTCATCGTGTTACCAATAGAGAAGTACAACAGCAACAATCAAACAAATAGATTGATTAGCTAAAACCTAAGACTACATTTCATACAGAAACTGCTCAAGCGTAGTTGGTTTGTATCGAACTGTTAGTTTAGGTTTTTTTATTAGGGAAAGAGAGTGGGATCTAGTATGAATTATAATCAGTTAGCTGAGAAAATTATTCATTATGTTGGTGGAGAAGAAAATATTGAGTCTTTACATCACTGTACAACCAGATTGCGATTTAAATTAGTTGATAAATCTAAAGTTGATCGACAGGAAATACAACAATTATTAGGTGTTATACAAGTGATGGATAGTGCCGGTCAACTACATATTGTTATTGGGAATGATGTTAGTGACGTCTATCGGAAAATAATAAAACAAAGTGAGTTAGACGGTAAAACACAAACTAAAACGCAAGAAAACAACTCTATACTGAATTATTTTATTGATATTATTTCAGGTGTTTTCACGCCATTATTAGGTGCAATGGCTGGTGTCGGTATTTTAAAAGGCATATTGATTTTATCCCTTGCATTAAACTGGTTAAATGAAGATAGCGGTACCTATCAAATTTTACATGCGGCAAGTGACAGTTTGTTTTATTTTTTACCACTTATATTAGGTATAACAGCCGCACGAAAATTTGGCACGGATCCTTATGTAGCTTTTGTTATTGCAGGAGCATTAGTATATCCAGATTTGATCACTACATATGAATCAGGGTTAGAATTAACTTTTATGGGCTTACCTATTTATTTAACGAACTATGCAACATCTGTTATACCGATCATTTTGACGGTTTTTGTCATGTCTAAAATAGAACCACTACTAAATAAAATTTTTCCTAGTGCGATAAAAACATTTTTTACACCACTAGTGTTAATTGCGACGTTGGTTCCGTTAACTTTATTAGTGTTTGGTCCTTTTGGTAACTATGTAAGTGGAGGTCTTGCTGATGGATATAGCTGGATTTATAGTAATAGTGCAGTAGTAGCAGGAATTGTAATAGGTTTCTCGTGGCAAATACTTGTCATGTTTGGTCTGCACTGGGGATTAGTTCCTATCGCAGTTAATAATTTAAGTCAATTTGGTGGAGATACCCTTATTGCGATGTTAACGCCAGCAATTTTTGCTCAGGCTGGAGCGGCGCTTGGTGTATTTCTTAAATCAAAGAAAAAACAGGTTAAATCAATCGCTGCCCCTGCGGCAATAGCGGGCTTGTTTGGGGTGACAGAACCCGCTATATATGGAATTACACTACGTTATAAAAAACCATTCATTATAGGCTGTATTGCTGGAGGGATTGGTGGTGCAATTGCTGGGCAATCAGGCGCAAGTTCTTCATCTTTAGCAGTACCAGGACTTGCTTCCTTACCGGTATTCTTTGGACGCGGTTTTACATTATTTTTATTAGCAATAGCAATAAGTTTCATTTTTGCTACTGTATTTACTTATTTCTTTGGATATCAAGATGAAATGAGCGCACAAACTGCAACTAATAATCAAACAGAAACAGTCATAAAGAATGTAGCGATAGCAAGTCCATTTAATGGGGCACTTCTTTCATTAGAAGAGGTACCAGATGAAGTGTTTGCTTCAGGTGTGGTTGGTAAAGGTATTGCGGTTGTACCAATTGATAAGAAGTTATACGCGCCAGTAACGGGAGTAGTTTCAAGTGTCTTTCCAACGAGTCATGCGATCGGTTTTACATCACAAGAAGGTGTAGAAGTATTGATTCATGTAGGGATTCATACAGTGCAATTAGATGGTGAATATATGGAAGTATTCGTCAAACAAGGTGACCTGGTAGAGCAAGGTCAGCATATCGCAACAATAGAAATCGAAAAAATTACTGCACGGGGATATGATATCATCACGCCGATTCTTGTAACGAATACAGGAGAATATACAGATGTTTTACCAATAGATGAAGAGAATATAGTGGTAGGAGAACGACTGATTACAGTTATTATTTAATTATATACGACTATCACTTTATGTAGGGAGATTTTAATTTGGACGGATTTAATCAGCAATTCATCTATTCCATTTTAATTATTGGTTTAGGTTATTTATTAAAACAAACAAAAATAATCAAAGAAAGTGATGGAGAAGGACTAGCACGTCTTATATTTAATCTTACATTACCAAGCTTAATTGTAGTAACATTTTCAGATATTGTGATTGAGCCATCTTTATTTTTCTTAGTAATAGCGGCAATTATTGCAGGTTTTTTCTTCGTATCCATCGGTTTATTTGTTTTTAGAAATGAACAGAACAGTACAAGAGGCATGTTACTTATGATGATACCAGGATATAATGTAGGCTTATTCGCTTATCCTTTGGTAGAAGGGCTTTGGGGTGCGGAAGGGATTAAATATTTTGGAATGTTTGATGTAGGGAATGCTTTTATTGTATTTGGATTAAGTTATTTAATGGGTAGTTTTTATGCAAGTGAGGAAACCAAGATCACAACGAAAGAAATTACACTTAAGTTAGTAAAATCAATTCCATTGATGACATATATGATTGTATTTCTATTAAATATTATACATATTCCATTGCCAAATGTATTAATTGATACAGCTTCTATTATTTCTGGTGCGAATATGCCATTATCTTTATTATTATTAGGTATTTATTTGAATTTTACTTTTGATAAAAAATATTTGTATTTAGTTGGGAAGTTCCTTGTAGCTCGATTTGGAGTTGGTCTGCTTATTGGAATTGCACTCTTTGTTTGGTTGCCAGTTGATTTAATGTTTCGCTATACACTCTTGATTGCTTTAATCTTACCGACTTCAATGTCCTTATTGCCTTATGCAGTTGAATTTGGTTATGATAAAAAGTTTGTTGGGACTGTATCAAATATCACCATGTTACTTAGTTTCTTTTTAATTTGGTTAATTATTAATATATGAGAGACTTCATTCATTTCGTTTATGTGATCTACATTAAAATAAAAAGTCCACTATTCCTAATTAAGAATAGTGGACTTTGTTTTATTTATTTATGAATACTTCAATTGCTTTAGCAACACCGTGTTCATTGTTACTTACTGTCGTGAAATTACATGCTTGTTTAATGGCCTTTTCAGCGTTACCCATTGCGACACTATGCCCAACAATCTTTAACATGGATAAATCGTTAAAATTATCACCAATTGCCATTGTGTCTTCTAAAGCGATGCCATTTTCAGCTGCAAAAAGTGATAAAGCAATCCCCTTTTGTGCATCTGGATGATTAAATTCTGCATTGTCAAAACCAGAAGATGTAATGATGACGTTATCCTTGACTGAAAACTGTTTTTTTACTTTTTCCAATGTATCTACTTCTAGAGAAAAGGCAAGTGCTTTATAGACTTCAATGTCTTTATCTGCAAGAAGTCCGTTGAAATCATCTGTTATTTTAAACTCTTCTTCTTGAAAACGCAATGCTGCTCGCTCTTCCACTTCTTCACGCGAAACTTCTGGGTGAGAAGAGAGCATGATATTCAAAAGGACTTCCATGAATTTTGCGCGGTCAGGAGAATAGATACCTTGATTGGTATATAATTCAAAATAGGCTTCACTTTCCTGACATTGCTGTATAATTTTTTTGCTGATTAATTTAGAAAGTGGGATATTACGTAACCTTTCCCCTTTTTCTGTAAAAACATTTGCACCATTTAAACAAATAATAGGACAAGTTATCCCAACTGCTTGTAATGGCTTATTTGCAGCGGAATAGGACCGGCCAGTTGCAACAACTACTTTTATTCCCGCTTGAATTGCTTTCTTTAATGCTGTTTCATTTTCTTTGCTAATTTCCCCATTTTCATTCAATAATGTGCCATCTAAATCTGTCGCAATAAGTTTCATTTCATTACTCCCTTTGTATGTAGGATGTTAGTAAACATCACAATCTCTCTAACATTAGAATACACAAGAAGTAGGTCACATGCAACGACTGCGAACCTACTTCTACAATTCTTAACTATTCTTTACATAGTATATTTTTAACCCATCTATCTTTTTTGTCTCTAAATTCACTTAGCTTAATTTTACTTACTTTCCTATTATTTTGCATTTGTACAATCAGTTCTCTTTTATTCTTCATCGGATTTCACCTCCTTATCTAATAAGGAAGTCATCATATCGGTCATGGACTTTAATTTTTCTTCATCTTGAAGCATATCTTGCATCATTGACATTGCTTCTTTAGATAAATCTGGATCTTTTAATACTTTGTTCATTAGTTCCGGTGTATCTCCATTTTCCATTAGTTTTTTCATCAACTTACTTAGATTTGTATCAGTCATTTTTTTCATTACTCCTTTCGTTGTATCATGCATAAAGAATGCTTTTATTTTTTGGGAAAGTTGAGCTAACCGAGCACTATTTTCAGGTTGTCTAAAAATAGTAATAAGACTTTCTAATTTATCAATCGATTCTGTATGAAGATTTTTTTGCTTCCAATCTAGTCTGATTTGTTCCAGAATGGTTTGGTCTTCTACTGATTGATTAATCGTTGAATTTTTAAATCTTTTCGCTTTTACTTCTCGAAAACGACCTTGAGCCGTTCGCTCGAAATATAGTATATTATCTTTCAAATTTTACACCTACCTTTATTTTTTATAGTACATAGATACGCAAATAGAAATGTTTCGACCGTGTTTTTGTCTTATATAAAGGTTAAAATAGCGTGTATACCTACACCTATTTATAAAATATAGGGAAGGTAATCCTATTAAAATAACCATTTTTAAAAAAATTGATAATTGTCCATTCATTTTTCTCTATCAATCATAGATTAACAGTGTGAGGCCTCCACAAGTTTAATAAATGATTGATAGGAGGGAATAGAATGGCTATTATAGCTGCTTTGGTATTGTTGTTCTTTTGGTTCTTTATTTTCACACCAATTATTTTGTTAGTTGCGGTATTGGCCGCTTTAGGTATCTAGTAATGAAGCGCTAGTTTAACTACTAGCGCTTTTTACCTTATAAGGACAAGTGACGTTTTAAAAAAGCATTTTTGAAAAATAGTACGTATATATTTCCTAATATATCTAGAAATCTAATGATAATTAAGGTATGATAAAAAAGAAGATAGACATGCAACCAAG
The nucleotide sequence above comes from Paraliobacillus zengyii. Encoded proteins:
- a CDS encoding Dps family protein is translated as MTTKNQTLQDQLNQLVATHGVFFTKLHQHHWYVKGHNFFVLHEKFEELYNEVNEKFDEFAERLLTIGGNPYSTLSEFLANATIKEEPYTEHVPAESMVKSVISDYQIIQSDLAKGIELAGEAGDDITEDMLIGYKTSVDQTLWMLSAYVSK
- a CDS encoding YjcZ family sporulation protein → MGYHGGYGAGYGAGCATPVATGAGSGFALIVVLFILLIIVGASFY
- a CDS encoding class I SAM-dependent methyltransferase; translated protein: MTNNIDAFSNSLESYRNYTEMPWGKLFYSTVLSQIEQHLSGQKYVLDIGCGFGLTALSLAQKGFKVMAVEPNKELLNMAKEKALDSGVAIEFRNLNMTQLDSFECTVDFLICHNVLEYVDNPEKAIRDLADKTKNKGYLSLITHNPLANVLKKAIVDKSPAKALTYIGKKSDYSAVIGAETSLYTNDDIQKWLNNAGFKVVNRYGVHNLYGYIDNEFKFDPDWNKQMTELEMQVSSISPYRDIAVFTHTIAQLT
- a CDS encoding alpha/beta fold hydrolase, which codes for MSGYITIRNKRIYYEVHGDADLPVSLYLHGGPGVGSYDFIEQQGKKLSKFMRVIAIDQRGVLRSDPIEDKESFGLLDLVEDCETIRKQLGIEKWGIIGHSIGGYLAVHYQLKYPEQVTYLLFECPTFDLGSSARSLITGAVQQYERLGKDGMIKECLIASKITDTKKVWEKCIEFLIDLGENKDNLYVHGEDKHFFDRLVEKSDIPEVNWKRAFNHQQKLYQEGKIFESLLTKLDSITCPMLLMKGKYDWVTGDDQLLSFTNGKSNRKVVMFNQSGHFPRVEEPKMYARTIKDFISVN
- a CDS encoding HAD family hydrolase is translated as MTNYKILFLDIDGTILKADHTIDDSTKNAIKQVKEQGIEIFLATGRPLHEVIDIAEELDVHSFIGYNGAYAIYQDKEILNKPMKQETVEHFLRVCEANPHEMVLYTHNKSLMTSMEADVIKDFSSYFDLKDTSLYTSAYVDNILGITLMNLNEDDPGLYETDEPIFFSQVNVEGLMHSYDVIRESVNKGRAIKHVIELLGFEKDSTIAFGDGMNDKQMLAFVEEGFAMGNAHTDLFAFAKHRTTSVDDNGIFNGLKQLGLVK
- the licT gene encoding BglG family transcription antiterminator LicT; the encoded protein is MNIKKILNNNVVVTENEQQKELVVMGRGLAFQKKIGEEIESEKIEKTFVLEGEGFTDKLAELLSEIPEQYFEIAYKIINFATKRLPYELDDYIYVALTDHLSFAISRFKQGVNLPNALLWEIKKFYKEEYQIARDALVIIKEEIGIDLPEDEAGSIALHLVNSQLSGENVEATVKVTKMVNSILTIVKYHYNIEIDETSLNYERFLTHLKFFALRFIRNEGKGQESMDTFLFEQIKTKYKKAYDCSEKIVAFVAKSYDWDISDDEKIYLSIHIHRVTNREVQQQQSNK
- a CDS encoding beta-glucoside-specific PTS transporter subunit IIABC: MNYNQLAEKIIHYVGGEENIESLHHCTTRLRFKLVDKSKVDRQEIQQLLGVIQVMDSAGQLHIVIGNDVSDVYRKIIKQSELDGKTQTKTQENNSILNYFIDIISGVFTPLLGAMAGVGILKGILILSLALNWLNEDSGTYQILHAASDSLFYFLPLILGITAARKFGTDPYVAFVIAGALVYPDLITTYESGLELTFMGLPIYLTNYATSVIPIILTVFVMSKIEPLLNKIFPSAIKTFFTPLVLIATLVPLTLLVFGPFGNYVSGGLADGYSWIYSNSAVVAGIVIGFSWQILVMFGLHWGLVPIAVNNLSQFGGDTLIAMLTPAIFAQAGAALGVFLKSKKKQVKSIAAPAAIAGLFGVTEPAIYGITLRYKKPFIIGCIAGGIGGAIAGQSGASSSSLAVPGLASLPVFFGRGFTLFLLAIAISFIFATVFTYFFGYQDEMSAQTATNNQTETVIKNVAIASPFNGALLSLEEVPDEVFASGVVGKGIAVVPIDKKLYAPVTGVVSSVFPTSHAIGFTSQEGVEVLIHVGIHTVQLDGEYMEVFVKQGDLVEQGQHIATIEIEKITARGYDIITPILVTNTGEYTDVLPIDEENIVVGERLITVII
- a CDS encoding AEC family transporter encodes the protein MDGFNQQFIYSILIIGLGYLLKQTKIIKESDGEGLARLIFNLTLPSLIVVTFSDIVIEPSLFFLVIAAIIAGFFFVSIGLFVFRNEQNSTRGMLLMMIPGYNVGLFAYPLVEGLWGAEGIKYFGMFDVGNAFIVFGLSYLMGSFYASEETKITTKEITLKLVKSIPLMTYMIVFLLNIIHIPLPNVLIDTASIISGANMPLSLLLLGIYLNFTFDKKYLYLVGKFLVARFGVGLLIGIALFVWLPVDLMFRYTLLIALILPTSMSLLPYAVEFGYDKKFVGTVSNITMLLSFFLIWLIINI
- a CDS encoding Cof-type HAD-IIB family hydrolase; translation: MKLIATDLDGTLLNENGEISKENETALKKAIQAGIKVVVATGRSYSAANKPLQAVGITCPIICLNGANVFTEKGERLRNIPLSKLISKKIIQQCQESEAYFELYTNQGIYSPDRAKFMEVLLNIMLSSHPEVSREEVEERAALRFQEEEFKITDDFNGLLADKDIEVYKALAFSLEVDTLEKVKKQFSVKDNVIITSSGFDNAEFNHPDAQKGIALSLFAAENGIALEDTMAIGDNFNDLSMLKIVGHSVAMGNAEKAIKQACNFTTVSNNEHGVAKAIEVFINK